In the Flavobacterium pallidum genome, one interval contains:
- a CDS encoding RNA-binding protein — MDKNELQDGDRCNVVGGTHKGKSGTARDLNISKTGHLTLTVVQENGERFKTLAKNVIVVRQ, encoded by the coding sequence ATGGATAAAAATGAACTGCAAGACGGTGACCGCTGCAACGTCGTCGGTGGAACCCATAAAGGGAAATCCGGTACCGCCCGGGATTTAAACATCAGTAAAACCGGACACCTGACACTTACTGTTGTACAGGAAAACGGGGAAAGGTTTAAAACATTGGCAAAGAATGTAATTGTGGTGAGACAGTAA
- a CDS encoding orotate phosphoribosyltransferase, producing the protein MNLESQKVTVEKSAQYLFEALSQVSNYETLMPDTIAKFEVLDADSFIFGLKGMPEIKLRMKDKIPTSKVVLGAASDKLPFTLTAAIYSLSDNASEVQLFFEGEFNAMMAMMVKGPISKFIETLAANMHKL; encoded by the coding sequence ATGAATCTCGAAAGCCAGAAAGTTACCGTAGAAAAATCAGCACAATACCTGTTTGAAGCACTGTCGCAAGTCAGTAATTATGAAACACTGATGCCTGATACCATTGCAAAATTTGAGGTTTTGGATGCTGATTCCTTTATCTTCGGACTGAAAGGGATGCCTGAAATAAAACTCAGGATGAAAGATAAAATCCCGACTTCCAAAGTGGTGCTTGGAGCGGCAAGCGATAAACTGCCGTTTACGCTGACTGCCGCGATTTATTCGCTTTCAGATAATGCTTCCGAAGTGCAGCTTTTCTTCGAAGGCGAATTCAACGCGATGATGGCGATGATGGTGAAAGGCCCGATCAGCAAGTTTATTGAGACGTTGGCGGCAAATATGCATAAGTTATAG
- a CDS encoding NUDIX hydrolase, whose product MYKVFVNDKPLFLTNEIVKETDFQLFLLESADIKKVITKIFQNKIQKAYLYHPDEKEILKTLKTKMPVQKAGGGIVYNKKNEVLFIFRNGKWDLPKGGIEKGEEIEYTALREVEEETGVNKLVITDKLQKTYHIFKRNGRYKLKVTHWFEMRSTYEGPLLPQLEEGIEKVAWLNPDQISEALKNSYENIKLLFEEEKSLQSQ is encoded by the coding sequence ATGTATAAAGTTTTTGTAAACGACAAACCGCTTTTCCTCACAAATGAAATCGTAAAAGAGACGGATTTCCAGTTGTTTTTACTTGAAAGTGCTGATATAAAGAAGGTTATTACCAAAATTTTCCAGAATAAAATTCAAAAGGCTTATTTATACCATCCCGACGAAAAGGAAATCCTGAAAACGCTGAAAACGAAGATGCCCGTACAGAAAGCGGGCGGCGGAATCGTGTATAACAAAAAAAATGAAGTCCTTTTTATTTTCCGGAATGGCAAATGGGATTTACCGAAAGGCGGCATCGAAAAAGGCGAGGAAATCGAGTACACCGCTTTACGCGAAGTAGAGGAAGAAACCGGCGTAAACAAACTCGTGATTACCGATAAACTACAGAAAACCTACCATATTTTCAAGCGCAACGGGCGTTATAAATTGAAAGTCACGCATTGGTTTGAAATGCGCAGCACCTACGAAGGGCCATTATTGCCGCAACTCGAGGAAGGCATTGAAAAAGTTGCCTGGCTGAATCCTGATCAAATCAGCGAGGCTTTAAAGAATTCGTATGAGAATATTAAACTGTTGTTTGAAGAGGAAAAAAGCTTACAGTCGCAGTAA
- a CDS encoding D-alanine--D-alanine ligase: MKVAVVMGGYSDESVISLRSGKLILSNLDKSKYEAFEVHILSDGWYALAADKKYPINRADFSVEIDGRHIKFDVAVNTIHGTPGEDGHMQAYWELLDLPYSGCGFYQSALTFNKRDTLSVLSKFNIPRAKSIYLSKGQEIAVEKIVAELGIPFFVKPNQSGSSLGVSKVNDVADFDKALEFAFAEDHDILIESYLKGTEVSVGVLNYKGRTTVLGLTEIVSQNDFFDYEAKYEGKSEEITPARLDQETEKRVRETAAKAYEALGMSGFSRTDFIVMDGIPHFIEMNTNPGLSQQSIFPQQAAHAGIAFSDLLDNEIALALKRKPLWKK, from the coding sequence ATGAAAGTAGCCGTAGTCATGGGCGGATATTCAGATGAATCAGTCATTTCGCTGCGTAGCGGCAAGCTGATCCTCAGCAATCTGGACAAATCAAAATATGAAGCTTTTGAAGTGCACATCCTCAGCGACGGATGGTATGCCCTTGCAGCTGATAAAAAATATCCCATCAACAGAGCCGATTTTTCTGTTGAAATAGACGGCAGGCACATCAAATTTGACGTTGCCGTAAACACCATCCACGGTACACCGGGCGAAGACGGCCACATGCAGGCCTATTGGGAATTGCTGGATTTGCCTTATTCAGGTTGCGGTTTTTACCAGTCTGCCCTGACGTTCAACAAACGTGATACCTTGTCGGTACTGTCGAAATTCAATATCCCAAGGGCCAAATCAATTTATCTTTCAAAAGGGCAGGAGATCGCTGTGGAAAAGATTGTGGCCGAACTGGGCATCCCGTTTTTCGTAAAGCCAAACCAATCCGGCAGCAGCCTCGGGGTTTCAAAAGTAAACGATGTTGCCGATTTTGACAAGGCGCTCGAATTCGCTTTCGCAGAAGACCACGATATACTGATCGAATCGTACCTCAAAGGAACCGAAGTGTCCGTTGGCGTACTGAATTACAAAGGAAGGACGACGGTTTTAGGCCTCACAGAAATCGTGTCGCAAAATGATTTTTTCGATTACGAGGCCAAATATGAAGGGAAATCGGAGGAAATCACACCTGCCAGGCTCGACCAGGAAACCGAAAAGCGGGTACGCGAAACTGCGGCAAAAGCCTATGAAGCACTTGGAATGAGCGGTTTTTCCAGAACCGACTTCATCGTGATGGATGGTATTCCGCATTTTATAGAAATGAATACGAATCCCGGGTTGTCGCAGCAAAGCATTTTTCCGCAGCAGGCGGCACATGCTGGCATCGCATTTTCGGATTTGCTGGACAACGAGATTGCATTGGCATTGAAACGGAAGCCACTTTGGAAGAAATAA
- a CDS encoding low affinity iron permease family protein, translating into MKNATIINYNNTFEKFASKVSRITGSTVAFCCAFLVIIAWAVTGPFFNFSQTWQLIINTGTTIVTFLMVFIIQKAQNKDSLAIQLKLNELVASHKYASNRLVDIEDMTEEEMRVIQKYYVHLSKLTEQDESLQCSHSIEEAEELQDFKQSIRDSRKEGFEV; encoded by the coding sequence ATGAAAAATGCAACCATCATAAATTATAATAACACTTTCGAAAAATTTGCCTCGAAGGTATCAAGGATCACAGGCAGCACGGTAGCATTTTGCTGCGCATTCCTGGTAATTATTGCGTGGGCAGTTACCGGCCCTTTTTTTAATTTCTCGCAAACCTGGCAACTCATCATCAATACCGGGACTACCATCGTGACATTCCTGATGGTCTTCATCATACAGAAAGCCCAAAATAAAGATTCGCTCGCCATACAGCTCAAACTCAATGAACTGGTCGCTTCGCATAAATATGCCAGCAACCGCCTTGTCGATATTGAAGATATGACAGAAGAGGAAATGCGCGTGATCCAAAAATATTACGTACACCTAAGCAAACTCACCGAGCAGGACGAAAGCCTGCAATGCTCCCACTCTATTGAGGAAGCCGAAGAATTGCAGGACTTTAAGCAAAGCATCAGGGATTCCAGAAAGGAAGGTTTTGAAGTTTGA
- a CDS encoding biotin--[acetyl-CoA-carboxylase] ligase produces the protein MHLIKLSAIDSTNDYLKQLNAQNEAESFTVVTAEIQTAGRGQMGSKWLTEPGKNLITSILIKDVLTSPDQIFLLNAAVAVSITQALKKFGIPGLSIKWPNDILSANKKISGILIENSFRNDGRIDSVIGIGLNVNQSDFSDLPRASSLLNIIGTELNKEQILFAIVEEMKRSTVNGLSMEMWHTYNNFIFRLHIPTAFEADGQQFMGIIKGVGTDGKLEVTLEDDSVRRFGIKEIEMLY, from the coding sequence ATGCATCTTATCAAACTCAGTGCCATAGATTCGACCAATGATTACCTCAAGCAGCTGAACGCCCAAAATGAAGCGGAAAGTTTTACCGTTGTCACCGCAGAAATACAAACGGCAGGCCGGGGTCAAATGGGTTCCAAATGGCTTACCGAACCTGGTAAAAACCTAATTACAAGTATTTTGATTAAAGATGTCTTGACCAGTCCGGACCAGATATTCTTACTCAATGCCGCCGTTGCGGTGAGTATTACCCAAGCGTTAAAAAAATTTGGCATACCTGGTTTATCCATCAAATGGCCAAACGACATATTGTCAGCCAATAAAAAAATCAGTGGCATATTGATTGAAAACAGCTTTAGGAATGATGGCAGGATTGATTCGGTAATCGGGATTGGGCTCAATGTCAACCAAAGCGATTTTAGTGATTTACCGAGAGCTTCCTCATTACTTAATATTATCGGAACCGAATTAAATAAAGAGCAAATCCTTTTTGCTATCGTTGAAGAAATGAAGCGTAGTACCGTGAATGGTTTGTCAATGGAAATGTGGCATACTTATAACAACTTCATTTTCAGGCTGCATATTCCTACAGCATTTGAAGCGGACGGACAACAGTTCATGGGAATTATCAAAGGCGTTGGAACCGATGGAAAACTCGAGGTAACGCTGGAAGACGATTCGGTAAGACGATTTGGGATAAAGGAAATTGAGATGCTTTATTAG
- a CDS encoding RluA family pseudouridine synthase: MSTDFTPELDPEDELFEHHRFVVAKGQALLRIDKYLMSQIANATRNKIQQAATNGDIYVNDIPVKSNYRVKPLDVVTIMLTHPPFENRVDPENIPLDIVYEDDVLLIVNKPPGLVVHPGHGNYTGTLVNALAYHFENLPLNSSNRPGLVHRIDKDTSGLLVIAKTEAALSHLAKQFEAKTSEREYVALVWGNVKEDAGTIEGNLARHLKDRMQMAVFADPEIGKPAITHYKVIERFGYVTLVSCILETGRTHQIRAHMKYIGHTLFNDERYGGHQILKGTTFTKYKQFVENCFKALPRQALHAKTLGFEHPVSGEMMRFDTEIPNDMQEAIDKWRNYSKSHTVEEDEE; this comes from the coding sequence ATGAGTACTGATTTCACTCCCGAACTCGATCCTGAAGATGAACTCTTCGAACACCACCGGTTTGTAGTGGCCAAAGGACAGGCATTGCTGCGCATCGACAAATACCTGATGTCACAGATCGCAAACGCCACGCGCAATAAGATACAGCAGGCCGCGACGAATGGTGATATTTATGTGAATGACATTCCTGTAAAATCGAATTACCGTGTAAAACCCCTGGATGTCGTGACGATTATGCTCACGCACCCACCGTTTGAAAACCGTGTCGATCCAGAAAATATTCCGCTTGACATTGTTTATGAAGATGATGTTTTGCTGATCGTGAACAAGCCACCCGGACTTGTGGTACACCCTGGTCACGGGAATTATACCGGGACATTGGTCAACGCACTGGCTTACCATTTTGAAAACTTACCGCTGAACAGCAGCAACCGCCCGGGACTCGTGCATCGTATCGATAAGGATACTTCCGGACTTTTGGTCATCGCCAAAACGGAAGCGGCGCTGAGCCACCTGGCCAAGCAATTTGAGGCCAAGACTTCGGAACGTGAATATGTAGCGCTGGTATGGGGAAATGTAAAAGAAGACGCAGGCACTATTGAAGGCAATCTTGCGCGGCATTTGAAAGACCGAATGCAGATGGCTGTTTTTGCCGATCCTGAAATCGGGAAGCCCGCCATTACGCATTATAAAGTCATTGAGCGCTTCGGGTATGTGACTTTGGTTTCGTGCATCCTGGAGACCGGTAGGACACACCAGATCCGAGCGCATATGAAGTACATTGGGCATACACTGTTTAATGACGAGCGGTACGGTGGACACCAAATCCTCAAAGGGACCACTTTTACGAAGTATAAGCAATTCGTAGAAAACTGTTTCAAAGCCCTGCCAAGACAGGCATTACATGCAAAAACACTCGGTTTTGAACATCCGGTCAGCGGTGAAATGATGCGCTTTGATACCGAAATTCCAAACGACATGCAGGAAGCTATTGACAAGTGGCGGAATTACTCCAAATCGCATACGGTTGAGGAAGATGAGGAATAG
- the rsfS gene encoding ribosome silencing factor → MAKKTVNNDALLALIIKGIEEVKGNDIDILDLREIDNSATDYFVICNGNSNTQVNAIVNSVQKTVSKELKDKPWHVEGAENAEWVLMDYVNIVVHVFQKPIREYYNIESLWGDAKITTIQNKY, encoded by the coding sequence ATGGCAAAAAAGACTGTAAATAACGATGCGCTGCTGGCACTCATTATAAAAGGAATTGAAGAGGTTAAGGGAAATGATATCGACATTCTTGACCTGAGGGAAATAGATAATTCAGCCACTGATTATTTCGTCATCTGTAATGGAAATTCGAATACACAGGTAAACGCGATCGTGAATTCTGTACAAAAAACAGTCTCCAAAGAACTTAAGGACAAGCCATGGCACGTGGAAGGCGCTGAAAATGCTGAATGGGTGCTGATGGATTATGTGAATATCGTAGTGCATGTTTTCCAGAAACCCATCCGGGAATACTACAATATTGAAAGCCTTTGGGGTGATGCCAAAATCACTACCATCCAGAATAAATATTAA
- the pyrE gene encoding orotate phosphoribosyltransferase, producing MIFNKDTASKTAELLLQINAIKLNPGNPFTWASGWKSPIYCDNRITLSFPPIRNYLKEEFAKNIEKQFGKPDVIAGVATGAIGIGLLVAEALALPFVYVRPEPKKHGRLNQIEGFLQKGQNVVVIEDLISTGNSSLMAVEALKEAGANVKGMAAIFSYGFAIANKNFKTANVDLYTLSNYESLLPLAVAKKYITEEEEQTLIEWRISPSTWGIEV from the coding sequence ATGATTTTTAATAAAGATACAGCCAGTAAAACTGCAGAATTGCTTTTACAAATAAATGCAATTAAATTGAATCCAGGAAATCCTTTTACATGGGCTTCAGGATGGAAATCGCCAATTTACTGTGACAACCGCATTACGCTGTCTTTTCCTCCGATACGGAATTACCTTAAGGAAGAGTTTGCTAAAAATATCGAAAAACAGTTCGGTAAGCCCGATGTCATTGCCGGTGTCGCTACTGGCGCTATAGGTATTGGATTGCTGGTTGCCGAAGCTTTGGCGCTGCCGTTCGTTTACGTTCGGCCTGAACCAAAAAAGCACGGCAGGCTCAACCAGATCGAAGGGTTTTTGCAAAAAGGCCAGAATGTCGTCGTAATCGAAGACCTGATCAGCACCGGAAACAGCAGCCTGATGGCGGTCGAGGCATTGAAGGAAGCCGGTGCGAATGTAAAAGGCATGGCTGCCATTTTCAGCTATGGTTTTGCCATCGCCAATAAAAACTTCAAGACGGCCAATGTTGATTTATATACTTTAAGCAATTATGAAAGCCTGCTGCCTTTGGCCGTAGCCAAAAAATACATTACCGAAGAAGAAGAACAAACTTTAATCGAATGGCGCATCAGCCCCTCAACCTGGGGAATAGAAGTATAA
- the coaD gene encoding pantetheine-phosphate adenylyltransferase, which translates to MKKAIFPGSFDPITLGHFDIIKRSIPLFDEIIVAIGVNAEKKYMFSLEERKRFIEEAFANEPSVRVETYEGLTIDFCKKMKAHYILRGLRNPADFEFEKAIAHTNRRLSKIETVFLLTAANTSYISSSIVRDVIRNGGQYDMLVPDSVKVSRGGQPQ; encoded by the coding sequence ATGAAAAAAGCGATATTTCCCGGATCCTTTGACCCCATTACACTGGGACATTTTGACATCATTAAAAGAAGCATTCCGCTTTTTGATGAAATTATCGTAGCCATTGGTGTCAATGCCGAGAAGAAATACATGTTTTCACTCGAAGAAAGGAAACGTTTCATCGAAGAGGCTTTTGCCAATGAACCTTCGGTAAGGGTGGAGACATATGAAGGGTTGACGATTGATTTCTGCAAAAAGATGAAAGCGCATTACATCCTTCGCGGACTCCGGAATCCTGCAGATTTTGAGTTCGAGAAAGCCATTGCCCATACCAACAGGCGATTGTCAAAGATAGAAACCGTTTTCCTTTTGACGGCTGCCAATACTTCTTACATCAGTTCGAGTATCGTGCGCGATGTTATCAGGAATGGTGGGCAGTATGACATGCTGGTGCCGGATTCGGTAAAAGTGAGTCGCGGTGGTCAGCCTCAGTAG
- a CDS encoding Gfo/Idh/MocA family protein, producing MGKTIRWGIIGCGNVTELKSGPAYQKTDGFELVAVMRRDAALAEDYAKRHGVARFYTDADLLIADPEVDAVYIATPPDTHAFYALKVAAAGKICCIEKPMARNYIECVTICEAFEAKGLLLFIAYYRRTLEKFLKVKELLAEIGEMRSVRWQLSRVQNQADLSGKYNWRTDAKVAPGGYFDDLASHGFDLFVFLFGQVKAVQGIGINQQGLYSAKDALSASWLHDSKVVGSANWNFGSSLREDIVELYGSHAKITFSMFENHLPIVMEKEGAAQSYHIAPPENIQLFHVAAMRDHLFGIRDYPSSGRMAAHVNWIMDQISGSVSERK from the coding sequence ATGGGCAAGACAATCCGGTGGGGCATTATTGGCTGCGGCAATGTCACCGAACTTAAAAGCGGTCCCGCATACCAGAAAACCGATGGCTTTGAGCTTGTAGCCGTCATGCGCCGCGATGCCGCATTGGCTGAAGATTATGCCAAACGGCATGGGGTCGCCCGGTTTTATACTGATGCCGATTTACTGATTGCCGATCCGGAGGTCGATGCGGTATACATCGCTACTCCACCCGATACACATGCTTTTTATGCACTCAAAGTAGCCGCTGCCGGAAAGATTTGCTGCATCGAAAAACCGATGGCGCGAAATTACATTGAATGTGTTACCATCTGTGAAGCATTTGAAGCCAAAGGCCTGCTGCTTTTTATAGCGTATTACAGGCGTACACTCGAAAAATTCCTGAAGGTAAAGGAATTGCTGGCGGAGATAGGGGAGATGCGGTCCGTGCGATGGCAACTCAGCCGCGTCCAGAACCAGGCTGATTTGTCCGGAAAATACAATTGGCGTACCGACGCGAAAGTGGCACCCGGCGGGTATTTTGATGACCTGGCAAGCCACGGATTCGATTTATTCGTGTTTCTTTTCGGGCAAGTGAAAGCAGTGCAGGGCATCGGGATAAACCAACAGGGGCTTTACAGTGCCAAAGATGCTTTGTCGGCCAGCTGGCTGCACGATTCAAAAGTAGTGGGATCTGCCAACTGGAATTTCGGAAGCAGCCTTCGCGAAGATATTGTGGAGCTGTATGGCAGCCATGCAAAAATCACTTTCTCGATGTTTGAGAACCATTTGCCCATAGTAATGGAAAAGGAAGGCGCAGCGCAATCATATCATATTGCCCCTCCTGAGAACATACAGCTGTTTCATGTCGCCGCAATGCGGGACCACTTGTTTGGCATCAGGGATTATCCGTCGTCTGGCAGGATGGCTGCGCATGTGAATTGGATTATGGACCAGATATCAGGCAGTGTAAGTGAAAGAAAATAA
- a CDS encoding SDR family NAD(P)-dependent oxidoreductase: MENNNLKGKTVVITGGSSGVGLAAAEAFAIRGANIVIVARGKQGVMDAVAACRALGAVTVGVCADVSVATDVARVAEEALTMNNRIDVWINNAGVMASGKFEEIPMDIHEQVVKTNLFGYLHGAYEAIKIFKRQDAGILINNVSIGGFMPAPYSAVYSATKHGIRGMMACLQGEISNHRHIHVCNLYPQLQNSTGNLHSAKYSGFTIDIPPIASDPRNTAKKMVGLALHPKKDQFPDFTSLAITNLYRLFPKLIINTASAALRLKMRYNQNNEDEPGNVLVPSRDPHRIYGKPKMPSANKTMGLALLAGLGIGLALTVIGRRTD, from the coding sequence ATGGAAAATAACAACCTGAAAGGAAAAACAGTAGTAATCACCGGAGGCAGTAGTGGTGTAGGACTTGCAGCTGCAGAGGCTTTTGCCATACGCGGCGCAAATATCGTAATTGTAGCCAGAGGCAAACAAGGTGTGATGGATGCTGTAGCAGCCTGCCGGGCGTTAGGGGCCGTTACCGTCGGTGTATGTGCAGATGTTTCCGTCGCTACTGATGTCGCCCGCGTTGCGGAAGAAGCTTTGACAATGAATAACCGGATCGACGTATGGATAAATAATGCCGGTGTAATGGCCAGCGGAAAGTTTGAAGAAATCCCGATGGACATCCATGAACAGGTTGTGAAGACCAATTTATTTGGTTACCTGCACGGCGCCTATGAGGCCATTAAAATCTTCAAGCGGCAGGATGCGGGCATCTTAATCAATAACGTTTCCATAGGCGGATTTATGCCTGCACCTTACAGTGCGGTGTATTCGGCTACGAAGCATGGGATCCGGGGCATGATGGCTTGCCTGCAGGGCGAAATTTCCAACCACCGACACATCCATGTATGCAATCTGTACCCGCAACTGCAGAATTCCACGGGCAACCTGCATTCGGCAAAATATTCCGGTTTTACAATAGATATTCCTCCCATTGCATCCGACCCCCGCAATACAGCCAAAAAGATGGTTGGCCTGGCGCTGCACCCGAAAAAAGACCAATTCCCCGATTTTACTTCGTTGGCTATTACAAACCTGTACCGCCTGTTCCCTAAACTCATTATCAACACGGCCTCAGCGGCATTACGCCTGAAAATGAGGTACAACCAGAATAATGAAGACGAACCGGGGAATGTATTGGTTCCTTCCCGTGACCCTCACAGGATTTATGGGAAACCCAAAATGCCATCCGCCAATAAAACAATGGGATTGGCTTTACTGGCCGGTTTGGGTATAGGATTGGCATTGACGGTAATCGGCAGGAGGACCGACTGA
- a CDS encoding PASTA domain-containing protein — protein MSLRNYLTSKVFFRQLALAFLILLVIGFLLLQWISFSTKHGQEITVPNLAKMSIEQAEEVLDNADLDYEVLDTVDFNPDYPKFTIVKQDPLAGAKVKEDRKIYIKINSGGFNSVRVPNLIEQTLRQAVPTLQSIGLQQGKITYKPYLGKDMVLEMMQNGKVLKPGDKVLKSSKIDLVVGDGKVGFDEENETETDTTSSNN, from the coding sequence ATGAGCTTACGCAATTACCTTACCAGCAAAGTATTTTTCAGGCAACTGGCCCTGGCATTCCTGATTTTGCTGGTGATTGGCTTCCTGCTTCTACAGTGGATTTCATTTTCGACCAAACACGGACAGGAAATCACGGTGCCTAATCTCGCGAAAATGTCGATTGAGCAGGCTGAGGAAGTGCTTGACAATGCCGACCTGGATTATGAAGTGCTCGATACGGTCGACTTCAATCCGGATTACCCTAAATTCACCATCGTGAAGCAGGATCCGCTGGCAGGCGCGAAGGTAAAGGAAGACCGTAAGATTTATATCAAGATCAATTCGGGCGGATTCAATTCTGTTCGCGTGCCGAATCTGATTGAGCAAACTTTAAGGCAAGCCGTACCAACCTTGCAATCCATCGGGCTGCAGCAGGGCAAAATTACCTACAAGCCTTACCTGGGGAAAGATATGGTATTGGAAATGATGCAGAACGGCAAGGTACTGAAGCCTGGAGATAAGGTATTGAAATCGTCAAAGATCGATCTTGTCGTAGGTGACGGGAAAGTCGGTTTTGATGAAGAAAATGAAACGGAAACCGATACCACCAGCAGTAACAATTAA
- a CDS encoding porin: MKKITLTFILLFSIASNAQEIIRNKKDNDLKLSSLPYYNYGKGLGITSPDSIFQFNIRFRIQNRVTYFDNEGQDPFYEGQVRRLRMRFDGFVGNPKFLYVLQISFGAGDVGSEKPGENLNVIRDAILYYRPNTHWQFGFGVTKLPGTRQTVNSSGAIQLTDRSINNFKFAVDRDFGFHFANLNESKEKFSYNFKGAITMGEGRNWATNNPNVPAIKDNNGLSYTGKIELLPLGTFKKDGHYFEGDILREPKPKLMVSGAYNLNQKARKTLGQTGDLLYEARDMSSVLLDAIAKYNGWAAMMTYMNRTADDPVTINPVDATLSKAVFTGYGMDYQLSYVFPSKYEVIGRYSTQKVADEISAYSPDTDQFSFGINKYIWEHALKLQSEFTYEKLDFANGTSADNWYVRFQIEVGI, encoded by the coding sequence ATGAAGAAAATTACCTTAACTTTTATTCTGCTGTTTTCCATAGCTTCGAATGCGCAGGAAATCATCCGCAATAAAAAGGACAACGACCTGAAACTCTCCTCACTGCCGTATTATAATTACGGAAAAGGACTCGGGATTACCTCTCCCGACAGTATTTTCCAGTTCAACATCCGATTCAGGATACAGAACCGCGTAACCTATTTTGACAATGAAGGGCAGGACCCGTTTTATGAAGGGCAGGTACGCCGCCTCAGGATGCGTTTCGACGGCTTCGTAGGCAACCCGAAATTCCTGTATGTGCTGCAGATTTCATTCGGTGCAGGCGATGTAGGTTCTGAAAAGCCGGGTGAAAACCTGAATGTCATCCGCGATGCGATTTTATATTACAGGCCAAATACCCACTGGCAGTTCGGGTTTGGGGTTACGAAACTTCCCGGGACGCGGCAAACCGTGAATTCTTCCGGAGCGATACAATTGACAGACCGGTCCATTAACAATTTCAAATTTGCGGTAGACCGTGATTTCGGGTTCCATTTTGCGAACCTGAACGAGTCGAAGGAAAAATTCTCATATAACTTCAAGGGAGCCATTACCATGGGTGAAGGCAGGAACTGGGCTACCAATAACCCGAACGTGCCAGCCATCAAGGACAACAACGGCTTATCCTATACCGGGAAGATTGAATTGCTGCCTTTAGGGACTTTCAAAAAAGACGGGCATTATTTCGAAGGAGATATTTTACGGGAGCCGAAACCCAAACTAATGGTATCGGGGGCTTACAACCTGAACCAGAAAGCACGCAAGACTTTAGGACAGACGGGAGATCTCCTGTATGAGGCCCGCGACATGTCTTCGGTGTTGCTGGATGCGATTGCAAAATACAATGGTTGGGCCGCGATGATGACCTATATGAACCGTACCGCAGACGATCCTGTTACCATAAACCCGGTCGATGCTACGCTTAGCAAGGCTGTGTTTACCGGTTATGGGATGGATTACCAGCTGAGTTATGTTTTTCCATCGAAATATGAAGTTATAGGCCGTTACTCGACGCAGAAAGTCGCCGACGAAATCAGTGCCTATTCGCCAGACACAGATCAGTTCAGTTTCGGGATCAACAAATACATCTGGGAACATGCGCTGAAGCTGCAATCGGAATTTACATATGAGAAGCTGGATTTTGCCAACGGTACTTCCGCTGACAATTGGTATGTACGATTCCAGATCGAAGTGGGGATTTGA
- a CDS encoding DUF421 domain-containing protein, with amino-acid sequence MKDIFEWERVLFNELPSEFLYEVIFRSATMFIVLLLTLKMTGKRGVKQLSVFETVIIIALGSAAGDPMFYEDVGLIPAITVFTVIIILYRLVTWLAGKNRKFEEFIEGKTECLISEGRFSVTSFEKESLAQDEFFTELRLKSIEHLGQVKHAYLETSGEVSVFFYEDDHVKFGLPILPHYFADKVKIIPAPGIYACTFCGHTEELQQGKSNCKVCAKPEWVPAIKNLRIT; translated from the coding sequence ATGAAAGATATTTTTGAATGGGAACGCGTCCTGTTTAACGAACTCCCTTCTGAATTCCTGTATGAAGTCATCTTCAGGTCGGCCACGATGTTCATCGTTTTGCTGCTCACATTGAAGATGACGGGCAAACGTGGCGTAAAACAATTATCCGTTTTTGAAACGGTGATCATCATCGCATTGGGCTCTGCTGCAGGCGATCCTATGTTTTATGAAGATGTAGGGCTTATCCCTGCTATCACCGTCTTTACCGTTATCATCATTTTGTACCGTTTGGTTACGTGGCTGGCCGGCAAGAACAGGAAGTTCGAGGAATTTATCGAAGGTAAAACAGAATGCCTGATCAGTGAAGGCCGCTTTTCGGTCACTTCGTTTGAAAAGGAAAGCCTTGCACAGGACGAATTTTTTACAGAATTACGCCTGAAGTCAATAGAACACCTGGGGCAGGTGAAGCATGCCTATCTGGAAACCAGTGGCGAGGTGAGCGTGTTTTTTTATGAAGATGACCATGTAAAATTCGGCCTGCCGATACTGCCGCATTATTTTGCGGATAAGGTGAAGATTATTCCTGCTCCCGGAATATATGCCTGTACATTCTGCGGGCACACGGAAGAATTGCAACAGGGAAAGTCCAATTGTAAAGTCTGCGCTAAACCAGAATGGGTGCCCGCAATAAAAAACCTGCGCATTACCTGA